Proteins found in one Populus alba chromosome 14, ASM523922v2, whole genome shotgun sequence genomic segment:
- the LOC118041601 gene encoding probable serine/threonine-protein kinase At1g01540, which yields MSVYDGAFVNTELSKPTSIFGLRLWVVIGILLGSLIVLALFLLSLCVTSRRKNRQFKLTKTDSTPPISKEIQEIVHLPVQEHNHHAIQVPEIQVGIGKVEHRVVFSSGESRGTASGGETASFGSGSVGPEVSHLGWGRWYTLRELEAATGGLCEENVIGEGGYGIVYRGVLSDGTKVAVKNLLNNRGQAEREFKVEVEVIGRVRHKNLVRLLGYCVEGAYRMLVYEYVDNGNLDQWLHGDVGEVSPLTWDIRRNIILGTAKGLAYLHDGLEPKVVHRDVKSSNILLDRQWNSKVSDFGLAKLLHSERSYVTTRVMGTFGYVAPEYACTGMLNEKSDVYSFGILIMEIISGRSPVDYSRPQGEVNLVEWLKTMVGNRKSEEVVDPKLPEMPASKALKRALLVALKCVDPDATKRPKMGHVIHMLEADDLLFRDERRVGREPSHSQHDYEQENHAAMKFIDKQSGEGTSDTSEGESGRKHHQPTRWR from the exons ATGTCTGTATACGATGGTGCATTTGTTAACACGGAGCTATCAAAACCTACATCAATCTTTGGTCTCCGTTTATGGGTAGTCATAGGAATCTTATTGGGCTCATTAATAGTTCTTGccctctttctcctctctctttgcGTTACTTCACGTCGCAAGAACCGACAATTTAAGCTAACAAAGACAGACAGTACCCCTCCAATCTCTAAAGAGATTCAAGAAATCGTGCACCTGCCCGTGCAAGAACACAATCATCATGCGATTCAGGTGCCGGAGATCCAGGTTGGGATCGGGAAGGTGGAGCATAGAGTGGTGTTTTCGAGCGGGGAGAGTAGAGGGACTGCTAGTGGTGGTGAGACGGCGTCGTTTGGGAGTGGAAGTGTGGGGCCTGAAGTGTCGCATCTTGGGTGGGGTAGGTGGTATACTTTGAGAGAGTTGGAGGCTGCTACTGGTGGGTTGTGTGAAGAGAATGTTATTGGCGAAGGTGGGTATGGGATTGTTTATCGTGGGGTTTTGAGTGACGGGACTAAAGTTGCTGTTAAAAATTTGTTGAATAACAG GGGTCAAGCTGAGAGGGAATTCAAAGTAGAAGTGGAAGTAATTGGACGAGTACGGCACAAGAATCTTGTCAGATTGCTTGGATACTGTGTTGAGGGTGCTTACAG AATGCTTGTATACGAGTATGTTGACAATGGTAATCTGGACCAATGGCTACATGGTGATGTTGGAGAAGTCAGCCCGCTAACGTGGGATATTCGTAGGAACATTATTTTGGGCACAGCAAAAGG ATTGGCCTACCTTCATGATGGTCTTGAACCCAAGGTTGTTCATCGAGATGTAAAATCTAGTAACATATTACTGGATCGCCAATGGAACTCTAAGGTTTCTGATTTTGGGCTTGCCAAGCTCTTACATTCTGAGAGAAGTTATGTCACAACACGTGTGATGGGAACATTTGG TTATGTTGCTCCAGAATATGCTTGCACTGGAATGCTGAATGAGAAGAGTGATGTTTATAGTTTTGGTATACTTATCATGGAGATAATTTCTGGGAGAAGCCCTGTTGATTATAGTCGGCCACAAGGAGAG GTGAATCTGGTAGAATGGTTAAAAACTATGGTTGGGAACCGAAAATCTGAAGAAGTGGTTGATCCCAAGTTACCCGAGATGCCTGCTTCAAAAGCATTAAAACGTGCTCTCCTGGTAGCTCTTAAATGTGTCGATCCTGATGCTACAAAGAGGCCCAAAATGGGACACGTGATCCACATGCTTGAGGCTGATGACTTGCTATTTCGTGAT GAACGTCGAGTTGGGAGAGAACCTTCCCATTCACAGCATGATTATGAACAAGAGAATCATGCTGCTATGAAATTCATTGATAAGCAATCGGGAGAAGGGACTTCAGACACAAGTGAAGGTGAAAGTGGCAGGAAACATCATCAGCCAACTAGATGGAGATAA